Below is a window of Coregonus clupeaformis isolate EN_2021a chromosome 15, ASM2061545v1, whole genome shotgun sequence DNA.
TGTCCGACCTGCTGTTTGTCATCTGGACGCCCCTGAAGATCGCCTACCACTTCAACGGCAACGACTGGATCTATGGAGAGAGGCTGTGTAAAGTGCTGGTGGGCTTCTTCTATGGGAACATGTACTGCTCCATCCTCTTCATCACCTGTATCAGTGTCCAGCGCTACTGGGCCATCGTTCACCCCCTCTCCCAGAAATGTAGGGACAACCAGGTAGCCATTGGTGTCTCGGTCGCAGTCTGGGTGGGGGTCTGGCTGCTGACcacccctctctacctctacgACCAGACAGTCAAGGTGACCAACCTCAACATCACCACCTGCCACGATGTCATCCGGCCCAGCCAGAATAGCATGGCCGTCGGCTACTTCCTGACCATGGGAACCCTGGGATTTGTAGTTCCCACTGTGGTGTGCGTGGTGGCCTACGTTCTGATGCTCAAGTCGCTGAGGCACTCCATGACGAACGCCAGCATCACCAAGAATCGGCACAAGGCTGTGGTGCTCATCATCACTGTGCTGGTCATGTTCCTGGTCTGTTTCACCCCCAGTAACATCATGCTGCTTGTGCACTACTCCCTCCTGCTGGCCGGAGTAGTGAACAATGGCTATGGCTTTTACATCACCACCCTGTGTCTGGCCAGCCTCAACAGCTGTGTGGATCCCTTCATCTACTACTTCATCTCAGAGGAGTTCAGGGAGCATGTAAAGAACATGCTGAGGTGCCGCAGCGAGAGGACAGTGGCGAGGATGAGGGTCTCGTTCAGCGCTCTAAAGTACTCCAAGAAGAAAAGCACCTACACCTCAGACTCAGGgaacacacagagcagctccggTTAGGGGGTTGTGATGTGGAGATGGAAGTTGGCTGTACTGATGTTTTTAAAGTACTGGACGGGTGAAAGGGAATACTAAAATGTAATAGCTGGTGACCATCTGCCATGTTGCTTTCACCTGAGTTGTTTCATCAGTATTCATGGAAAAGAAGCCATTTTAAACTGAGATGCAACCCCAGACTACTTCATATTATGTGCTTGTGTTACATTGCCTTCTCTTCCCTCATACATGATTTTTAAGTGGGGATTTTGTTGGTTTTA
It encodes the following:
- the LOC121583505 gene encoding proteinase-activated receptor 2-like; amino-acid sequence: MVDTVLRPHLSERFDADVEDRGFTGNETMEGVRVSLTARMVLDSHLTTVFLPIVYIVVFAVGLPTNTMAIWVFLFRTKKKHPAAIYMANLALSDLLFVIWTPLKIAYHFNGNDWIYGERLCKVLVGFFYGNMYCSILFITCISVQRYWAIVHPLSQKCRDNQVAIGVSVAVWVGVWLLTTPLYLYDQTVKVTNLNITTCHDVIRPSQNSMAVGYFLTMGTLGFVVPTVVCVVAYVLMLKSLRHSMTNASITKNRHKAVVLIITVLVMFLVCFTPSNIMLLVHYSLLLAGVVNNGYGFYITTLCLASLNSCVDPFIYYFISEEFREHVKNMLRCRSERTVARMRVSFSALKYSKKKSTYTSDSGNTQSSSG